One region of Apus apus isolate bApuApu2 chromosome 6, bApuApu2.pri.cur, whole genome shotgun sequence genomic DNA includes:
- the LOC127386158 gene encoding protein mono-ADP-ribosyltransferase PARP14-like, translating into MAGQRPQRCPLLVRGPWGAAGPPPALGKKLLCYFQSQKRSGGGECELQPGSGDGQVLVCFAQPEVRQRVLQKQCHRLDVGGKELELIVTDPEGAVAAEENTFPEKSVPTKGLDATSDLQTKDDAEALQNAESSVPSSEHQEEPGTAENIAEESAETSPSVVFENMGCNSEYFIILLENISGLSDDDFTVEEIPELNVAVATFKKRIDTEEFVKKCSQHKRVRQLKISARLLELTQSIKAENLPANISTDYITMYFESGRSGGKSVSNVQLFPEENSAIVTFHDHKDLNTVLEKQHLLEERQISVHPYYPSLGTVLYGKERPPLKMPDPVGVPLDPHVWQFLQRQANLIQDINQEMAVCHCELKWPQKDCAHPEVTLCPSLPLPELKKPVVQLIKTWKQAASAEFSRLMSHYVAIKCRVGSVGWEDVRKSLEKDVALLITDLPEETVVIAGNRAAVDRAEKVVREWMENTMKETERENQSIEISVPVVPGQYAVLQNAGLEEKIRQEYPCLKIFYDDTKKTVQLRGLPAEVYVVKADLLEKVLNIPHTLVTVDLHVLNYLQVVDNKAMSELLFTGKNINAFYERNSLRNDTVMLFGNTSKDILEAEKQIKTGLEYMCIDVGDDEVIKKEEWKNLLASSLKKHNSSQESLVIDGPVGKENKIIITGLSKTVKKVYQKFSNFLDRNIQVEKVIPAKSAIAVQFVEEKKSNVYLDLRKKGVTVCFDTKTPCIFLGGPRAEVSKAVTMFEKILSSLHSKNVTIDKPGAKNFFTERKDSHVLEAKQKFNCLIRLEEQQQQKGEAVGNKEKRKLYHEVVLPDGVIVAVYKGNLCNYPVDVVVCPSNEDLQHISGSAEALSEAAGPELQEECNELVRKNGRLQPGCVVITGAGKLPCKSVIHAVGPRWVKHEPEDCLSLIKATVKKSLQLAETYNYRSIALPAVSGGIFGFPLQTCTHSIVSSIKETLEESKLDSSLKEVHLVDDVEEVVQVLSETVKRVFTAKSFSVILRMPRSESCKMKESQEDLQVVTTNEGLCIRVEEKNIQEATTDVIVNSVGKDLKFGVGPLCKAVLEKAGIALQWEFDLEKERQEAARGSVVCTSGCALTCKSVLHAILPLWDGERGQALKTLKDIINFCLKKTEELGLKSITFPAIGTGGFGFPKYIVSKLMFDMVFEFSRTHTRKTLQEVNFCLYPTDMGNIEAFTIELGHRIAESCDATAARAGSMRPVPTEVVGVHKMRIGPIKLQVANGDITKEDTDVIVNIANEKFDAKSGVFKAIMDAAGSQVEDECAQYGQGGLNPANVADDMLDAIVEFANQRSVRNLKQIKIIVFQRAMLRDFYSSMKKRKDSDSSTKKSQLSQVRSRFLRRIQPTEKKKPKALKKKVDLATFQICGESKKKVDETESWINELISKEQFENSISDELIEDFDDSHIDTLADLQKRKDVKIQFENTLSPPLIKISGISKDVWFVSGEVQKMIQNIRDTEEEQSKAELAFNLVEWRYPGSNGSFVTFDKLTNMQLEDAKIAKKPHLAVKINNSNYKVDLNSLQATDDQGKTINIQRVPKNEDKQAIELPMHWEDMKEERVKLVNLQPSCQEYLEVERQFRKSCPTMVIEKIERMQNPYLWQTYQIKKISLCAKNKNENNERMLFHGTTASSLSNINYNGFNRAFAGKNAAAIGNGTYFAVNASYSARDTYSRPDKNNRRYMYLARVLTGQYCAGRRGLRTPPPKNPVDPFDLFDSVVDDVTNPSMFVIFNDIQAYPEYLITFKKHF; encoded by the exons ATGGCGGGGCAGCGGCCGCAGCGCTGCCCGCTCCTGGTGCGCGGCCCCTGGGGCGCCGCCGGGCCGCCGCCTGCCCTCGGCAAGAAGCTGCTCTGCTACTTCCAGAGCCAGAAGCGATCGGGCGGCGGCGAGTGCGAGCTGCAGCCCGGCAGCGGGGACGGGCAGGTCCTCGTCTGCTTCGCGCAGCCCGAGG TGAGGCAACGAGTTCTTCAGAAACAGTGTCACAGGCTGGATGTGGGAGGAAAAGAATTGGAGTTGATTGTCACAGACCCTGAAGGAGCAGTAGCTGCTGAAGAGAACacatttccagaaaaatcaGTTCCCACAAAG ggtCTGGATGCCACAAGCGACCTTCAAACAAAAG ATGATGCAGAAGCCTTGCAGAATGCAGAGAGTTCTGTTCCAAGCAGTGAACACCAGGAggagcctggcactgcagagaACATTGCAGAAGAGTCTGCAGAGACCTCACCTTCGGTGGTGTTTGAAAACATGGGATGCAATTCAGAATACTTCATTATCCTGTTGGAGAACATCAGCGGCCTGTCAGATGATGACTTCACTGTGGAAGAGATACCTGAGCTAAATGTTGCTGtagctacttttaaaaaaaggattg ATACTGAAGAGTTTGTCAAAAAATGTTCACAGCACAAAAGAGTTAGGCAACTAAAAATTAGTGCCAGGCTTCTTGAATTGACCCAGAGCATCAAGGCTGAAAACCTCCCAGCCAACATTTCCACAGACTACATCACCATGTACTTCGAGAGTGGGCGGAGTGGAGGGAAGTCTGTGTCAAATGTCCAGCTCTTCCCTGAGGAGAACTCGGCCATCGTTACTTTCCATGATCACAAAG ATCTAAACACTGTcttggaaaagcagcatttactGGAAGAGAGACAGATTTCTGTGCATCCGTATTACCCTTCCCTGGGAACAGTCCTCTATGGAAAAGAAAGACCCCCTCTCAAGATGCCAGACCCTGTTGGGGTGCCACTAGATCCACATGTCTGGCAGTTTTTACAAAGGCAGGCTAACCTGATCCAAGACATAAACCAGGAGATGGCAGTTTGCCATTGCGAGCTAAAATGGCCACAGAAGGACTGTGCCCACCCAGAAGTTACACTGTGCCCCTCGTTACCTCTTCCTGAGCTGAAAAAGCCAGTGGTTCAGTTGATCAAGACATGGAAGcaagctgcctctgctgagTTCTCACGTCTCATGTCACATTACGTGGCTATAAAGTGTAGAGTAGGTTCAGTGGGTTGGGAAGATGTGAGAAAGAGTCTGGAGAAGGATGTTGCTCTGCTCATAACTGACCTTCCTGAGGAGACGGTGGTGATTGCAGGcaacagagcagcagtggaCAGAGCAGAGAAAGTCGTGAGGGAATGGATGGAAAACACCATGAAGGAGACTGAAAGAGAGAACCAAAGCATAGAAATTTCTGTGCCAGTGGTGCCAGGGCAGTATGCTGTTCTGCAAAATGCTGGGCTGGAAGAGAAAATTCGCCAAGAGTATCCGTGCTTGAAGATCTTTTATGATGACACAAAAAAAACTGTTCAGTTGCGTGGATTGCCTGCAGAGGTATATGTCGTCAAAGCTGACTTACTGGAAAAGGTATTGAACATACCACATACTTTAGTTACAGTTGATCTCCATGTTCTCAACTATCTACAGGTTGTAGATAATAAAGCAATGTCAGAGTTGTTATTCActgggaaaaatattaatgcttttTATGAGCGTAATAGTCTGCGGAATGATACTGTGATGCTATTTGGAAATACCTCCAAGGATATTttggaagcagaaaagcaaataaagacaGGCTTAGAATATATGTGCATTGACGTGGGGGACGATGAGGTCATTAAAAAGGAGGAGTGGAAGAACCTTCTTGCCTCCTCGCTTAAGAAGCACAATTCTTCCCAGGAAAGTCTAGTCATTGatggacctgttggaaaagaaaataaaattattattactggCTTATCTAAGACTGTAAAAAAGGTTTATCAGAAATTTAGTAATTTCCTAGATAGGAACATACAAGTGGAAAAAGTAATCCCAGCTAAGTCAGCGATTGCCGTGCAGTTTGTAGAGGAGAAAAAATCTAATGTTTATCTTGACTTGAGGAAGAAAGGTGTGACAGTATGTTTTGACACCAAGACACCATGTATTTTTCTGGGTGGACCAAGAGCAGAAGTGTCAAAAGCAGTAACCATGTTTGAAAAAATTCTGTCATCCCTTCACTCAAAAAATGTGACAATCGATAAACCAGGAGctaaaaacttcttcactgagaggAAAGATTCACATGTTCTTGAGGCAAAGCAGAAGTTTAACTGTTTGATTAGGCTggaagaacaacaacaacagaaggGTGAAGCAGTTGgtaataaagagaaaagaaagctctaCCATGAGGTAGTGCTGCCAGATGGGGTTATAGTGGCAGTGTATAAAGGTAACTTATGTAATTACCCAGTTGATGTTGTGGTCTGTCCATCTAATGAAGACTTGCAACACATCAGTGGTTCTGCTGAGGCACTGTCAGAAGCAGCTGGCCCAGAGCTGCAAGAGGAGTGCAACGAGCTGGTGAGGAAGAACGGGCGtttgcagcctggctgtgtAGTTATCACGGGCGCTGGGAAGCTGCCCTGCAAGAGTGTCATTCATGCTGTTGGGCCCAGGTGGGTGAAGCATGAACCAGAGGATTGCTTGTCCTTGATAAAAGCTACAGTGAAGAAAAGTCTACAGCTGGCTGAAACATACAATTACCGCTCCATTGCTCTGCCCGCTGTAAGCGGAGGGATTTTTGGCTTCCCACTGCAGACCTGTACACATTCAATTGTATCCTCCATCAAGGAGACCTTGGAAGAATCCAAGTTGGACAGCAGCTTGAAGGAGGTTCATCTCGTGGATGATGTGGAAGAAGTAGTTCAGGTTCTGAGCGAGACCGTAAAAAGAGTGTTTACAGCTAAATCATTCTCCGTGATACTGAGGATGCCCCGCTCAGAGAGCTGCAAGATGAAAGAAAGCCAGGAGGATCTGCAGGTGGTTACAACAAATGAAGGACTTTGTATCCGAGTAGAGGAGAAAAACATCCAGGAAGCCACG ACGGATGTTATTGTCAACAGTGTTGGCAAAGATCTGAAGTTTGGTGTGGGACCTCTTTGCAAAGCCGTGCTGGAAAAGGCTGGAATTGCACTCCAATGGGAGTTTGAcctagaaaaagaaaggcaggaagCTGCTCGAGGAAGTGTGGTCTGCACCAGCGGATGTGCTCTGACCTGCAAGTCCGTGCTTCATGCCATACTGCCTCTCTGGGATGGAGAAAGAGGACAGGCCTTGAAg ACCCTAAAAGATATAATCAATTTCTGCTTGAAGAAAACGGAAGAACTTGGACTGAAATCGATCACTTTCCCAGCTATTGGAACTGGAGGATTTGGATTTCCTAAATACATTGTTTCTAAGCTAATGTTTGATATGGTCTTCGAGTTTAGTCGTACTCACACTCGGAAGACTCTCCAGGAAGTTAATTTTTGCTTGTATCCAACGGATATGGGTAACATTGAG gCTTTCACCATTGAACTAGGACACAGGATAGCTGAAAGTTGTGATGCTACAGCAGCAAGGGCAG GTTCCATGAGGCCTGTTCCAACTGAAGTAGTGGGAGTTCATAAAATGCGGATTGGTCCCATTAAGCTTCAAGTAGCTAATGGAGATATTACCAAGGAAGATACAGATGTTATTGTAAACAtagcaaatgaaaaatttgaTGCCAAATCAG GGGTCTTCAAAGCAATCATGGATGCTGCAGGTTCCCAGGTAGAAGATGAATGTGCTCAATATG gtCAAGGAGGACTGAATCCAGCAAACGTAGCCGATGACATGTTGGATGCCATAGTGGAATTTGCAAACCAAAGATCAGTACGGAAcctgaaacaaattaaaatcatAGTCTTCCAGAGAGCTATGCTCAGAGACTTTTACTCCAgcatgaagaagagaaaagattCAGATTCAtccacaaaaaaatcacagttgtCTCAAGTTAGAT CTCGTTTTTTGCGCAGAATCCAAcccactgagaagaaaaagcccAAGGCTTTGAAGAAGAAAGTTGATTTAGCTACATTTCAAATTTgtggagaaagcaaaaaaaaagtggatgAAACAGAGTCCTGgataaatgaattaatttcaaaggaacagtttgaaaacagtatttcagatgaGCTAATCGAAGATTTTGATGACAGCCATATTGACACCTTGGCAGAtctccagaaaagaaaggatgTTAAAATTCAGTTTGAAAATACACTTTCCCCTCCCTTGATTAAAATTTCTGGTATTAGCAAGGACGTCTGGTTTGTTTCTGGGGAAGTTCAAAAAATGATCCAAAACATTAGGGATACTGAAGAAGAACAATCCAAGGCAGAACTTGCTTTTAACCTGGTCGAATGGAGGTATCCTGGAAGCAATGGCAGCTTTGTTACTTTTGATAAACTGACAAATATGCAGCTGGAGGATGCCAAAATAGCTAAAAAACCACATCTTGCTGTCAAAATTAACAACAGCAACTACAAGGTGGATCTGAATAGTCTACAGGCTACTGATGACCAAGGGAAAACTATCAACATTCAACGTGTGCCAAAGAATGAAG ACAAGCAGGCAATAGAGCTCCCTATGCATTGGGAAGACATGAAAGAGGAACGGGTCAAACTGGTGAATCTCCAGCCATCATGTCAGGAATATCTGGAAGTTGAGAGACAATTTCGGAAAAGCTGTCCCACCATGGTCATAGAGAAG ATTGAAAGAATGCAAAATCCCTACCTTTGGCAGAcataccaaataaaaaaaatatctctctgtgcaaagaacaaaaatgaaaataatgagagGATGCTATTTCATGGGACAACTGCATCCTCATTGAGCAACATCAACTACAATGGATTTAATCGTGCGTTTGCTGGAAAGAATG CTGCAGCAATTGGAAATGGAACCTACTTTGCTGTTAATGCAAGTTACTCTGCTAGGGATACTTATTCCAGACCAGACAAGAACAACAGAAGATACATGTACTTGGCTCGGGTCCTCACTGGGCAGTACTGTGCTGGGAGAAGAGGACTAAGAAccccaccaccaaaaaacccagtaGATCCTTTTGACCTGTTTGACAGCGTGGTTGATGATGTGACGAATCCATCAATGTTTGTCATATTTAATGACATTCAGGCATATCCTGAATACCTTATCactttcaaaaaacatttttaa